A region of the Gopherus flavomarginatus isolate rGopFla2 chromosome 3, rGopFla2.mat.asm, whole genome shotgun sequence genome:
GATTAACCTGTCATTGCTGCATCTGCTCTTTGGTCTTCTGAAAGAGGATGTGCTAATGGACCTGGCCTACAGAGAAAAGTAGTCATGTGTAGAATAGAACAGTACTGTAGAACTCAGGTGGAAAGACCCTCTGCAATACCAGTGTTTCTTGTCCTTTCTGGTGTAGGCTGCATAAGTACAGCTGGAGTGAAGGCTTGTTTTGAGGTAATGTATTTGAACCACACCCGCAATATCTGGGTGCATTTCTGTATGTGGATGAGAGATATTGGAAATATTATAGACACTAAATACTGCATTCACCAATGGCAGAACTATCTTTACTTTAGTTTAAGTAGCCCGTATGCAGCTTGACAGAACTTAAAGAAAGTGGCGCTGTGGTTAAGGCAGTTAACTAGACCTCAGGAAATCTGAAGTCAATTCCTAGCTGTATCatgggcttcctgtgtgacctcatctgtaaaatggaaataaaaatactTACAGATCTCACAGGGGACCccaggataaattcattaaatgACTAACACAGACAGATACTGAAGTGATGTGACTATACACATATCTAAATATACATCATCCAGAAAGAAAATTAAGGAACAAGTAAACCTCATGCATAATAAAGAGAAATGCTGTATTGAGAGTTCCTTGGCTAACAGCCATACAGTTCCCCATTGTAATGGAAGCTGCAAAGCTAAAAGTACACTTTAAATTGTAAGGTAGTACATAACTGAAACTATATTCCTGAGTCTAGAACCAATTAGAACCTGCCTACATGACCACTAGACTAGGAAAAAGGTGCTTTTAAAAACTGAGTTAGCTAATATGAATGctatctataaatatatcagagggataaatacaagGGAGGgataggaattatttaagctcagtaccagtgtgggcactagaacaaatggatataaactggccatcaggaagtttagacttgaaattagacaaaggtttctaaccatcagaggagtgaagttctggaacagccttccagggggaggagtgggggcaaaagacatatctggcttcaagaccaagcttgataagtttatggaggggatggtatgatgggatagtcaaagatcaattaattggcaaaattaggctattagcagtaaatatgcccaatggcctatgatgagatgttagatggggtgggatctgagttactacagagaattctttcctggatatCTGGCTGctgagttttgcccacatgctcagggtttagctgaacaccatatttggggttgggaagattggcagagaccctgggggtttttcgccttcctctgcagtgtggggcatgggtgacttgctggaggattctctgcaccttgaagtctttaaatcatgatttgaggaccttAATAGcttagacataggttaggggtttattagaggagtgggtgggtaagagtctgtggcctgtgttgtgcaggaggtcagaatagacaattataaaggtcccttctgaccttgaaatctatgaCTCTAATATATCACTTCATGTAGGTACAATTTAACTGCTTTCAAATTGTGTTCATTCACTGTGTTTATCCCAAATTCTCCATCAATGGAATATCTGGATTGGAAAACTGGTCGAGGTAAGGTTAAGGTTAGCAAGAACATGTTAACTTAACCTCTATCATGTGCTAGTCTTGACATGCCCCACCTTATCTCACAATGAGCTAACACAATTGTAACTGCATCTATGCTACGTGTTAAGGCTGCTTTCAAACTTGAATGttaaaaagtcaatttttttagTTTATTCCTCATATAGACAGGTCTTCAGGATTTGTTTAACTTGAGTTAATAACTGACTGCCAATTAATTTAAGTTAGCTAATGCAATAGTAAATGCTAGTTTCAACACTCCACTCGAACAAACTTTATTGATGGAGTGTCATGACCAGCATTTCTCTTTAACTCAGGTAGCTGAGAAAACCACCATCATGAAAACAAGAGCAAAGTTTgcaatataaaaggaagaaatacAAGACTATTtttaagagagaaaaagaaaaaactttagttaaaatattttacaataaaataattaTGATTATAAATCTCTTTAGTTAAATATGTACACGTTACatggtattttaaaaaagaatggaaCTGGTTAAAGTTTTCAAGCAAATCTAATGCACAAATCCACCATCTTGTCAGCTTTAGATTGTAATGTCAGTTTAACATTCATAAATGGCTGTGTCAGATTAATGGCATGGTTttgtgcaaaacaaacaaaattaagtttttttttgcaaaatcctTCGGTTCCCATGGTAAATTGCTAAAAAAGATAGTACATACAACACACATTGTGATTGTATACAGAGGTTAGAATGACCAGCACTAATATAACCCCCATATCTACAAAATAATTAACTCCTTGGGTAGCTTTAGTTTTTGTAAACTACAAATTCTTAGTCCTAGCAAATTGTGCTTTTAGGCAGCCACATGGCCAATAAGGTAGATGTTGTCATAAAGGTGCCCTACAAAATCTTCACTAATGTTCTGAGCAGCACGTCGTGTGTTTCGGATAAATTCTCTCTTTGACATTTTGTTCTTCACATGAGGGCTGGTAAGATCAATGGAAAGCAGAATCAAAGAGTAGCATAGTACATAAACTGCATCTAAAGAAAAAGAGAACATTATGAAGTTATTGTTTACAGAACCATAAGTATGGATGGCACTTTACAGGCAATTAAAATGACCAGTCCCTGCTCAAGGTTCTTACAATCTTAATGGATTCCTTGAATAAAtatgcacatgagtaactttactcatgagTAGTTCATTGAAAacaatttattattaaaaagttATAATGATAACGCAGTGCTAAATAAACACCAATGAATGTATTCATATTTATATAGTATCCAAAGTGTGCAAAATTCTTTACAGACATGAAGCTAGACagatccttgccctgaagagatttcacattaaggccctgatcctgcaaatgctatGCACATTCTTaacactaaggccttgtctacactagcgtttaaaccgattttagcagcgttaaaccaatttaacgcggtacccgtccacacgaggccctttataatctatataaagggctctttaaatcggtttctgtactcctcccgaatgagtagcgctaaaatcggtattaccagattagggttagtgtggccgcaaatcgacggtattggcctccgggcggtatcccacagtgcaccattgtgaccgctctggacaacaatctgaacttggatgcagtggccaggtagacaggaaaagccctgcgaacttttgaatttcatttcctgtttgtccagcatggagttctgatcagcacgggtggtgatgcagtcccaaatccgaaaagagctccagcatggactgtacgggagatactggatctgatcgctgtgtggggagacaaatctgttctatcagagctccgttacagaagacgaaatgccaaagcatttgaaaaaaatctccaggctatgatacagagtccacagcacagtgctgcgtgacatgcgtaacggaaagccaaagaatcaaatggacgctcatgtagggagggagggggtaccgtggactccagctatcccacagtccctgcagtctccgaaaatcatttgcattcttggctgagctcccaatgcctatagggtcaaacacattgtccggggtggttcaggatatatcttgtcaatttaccacccttccccctccgtgatgggaaagggggaaaaatcgtttcttgacttttttatatgtcaccctatgtatactgcatgctgctggtagacatggtgctgcagcagtaaacagtagcatcctctctcctcccctccccagtggcagacggtacagtgcagtaggactgatagccgtcctggtcatgagcccgtgagtggtcctggctggcctcaggtgaggccggccaggggcacctggataaaaataggaatgattcccggtcattcccagtagatggtacagaacggctggtaaccgtcctcttcatagcaactgggggctgagctccatcagccccctccctttcatgtgtaaagaaaagattctgtcctgcccggactatcatagcagctggaggctgcctccccctcattttatctcagtaacaagtcagtgtttcttatgcctgcattctttattacttcatcacacaaatgtggggacactgccacggtagcccaggaaggtttggggaggagggaagcaatgggtgggattgttgcaggaacaccccctagaatagcatgcagctcatcatttctgcgggatctgacacggagcggctgtgctctctgatacactggttctctagtacacttgccccatagtctaggcaggattgactctatttttagataccataaaggagaaattgactcggggagtcattcccatttttgtctttgtgccccaggccgacctcagccaggggcacccatgacagcagcagatggcacagaatgacagataaccgtcatctcattgccaatttacaatggcgcagcagactgataactgtctctgctgtcatccaaaggcaaatgaatgctgctgtgtagcgctgcagtatcgcctctgtcagcggcatccagtacacatacagtgacagtaaaaaaaaaaaagctgaacgggctccatggttgccatgctacggcgtctgccagggcaatccagggaaaaagggcgcaaaatgattgtctgccgttgctttcccggaggaaggaatgactgacgacatttacccagaaccacccgcgacaatgatttttgccccatcaggcaacccagaattccaagggacgggggagactgcaggaactatgggatagctacggaccatggacgcacaccaccgaattaatgtgcttagtgtggccacgtgcactcgactttatacaatctgttttacaaaaccggtttatgtaaaatcagaataatcccatagtgtagacgtaccctaagtatgTGAGCAGTCTCACTgaataaaatcctggccccactgaagtcaatggcaaaatacccattgacttcaatgaggccaggaatTCACCCTATTTgcttcagtgggattattcacaGAGTGTAAAGTTAAGCTTATGTGCAAGTCTTTACAGGATCAGAACCTCTAGGGAAGAcaagggtgaagggaaaagatcCAACACAACAATTTTCTAAAATCACTTTTTGTACATGGAAATTGTTTGTCTGTCTGGTATGTACAAGAAGAAAATCATTAagtcaaaaagttttttttttggtttgtttttttaattatgattGTCTGTATTACTGTAGCTCCTGACAGGGAGGAGTTTCTATGTTTATTGTGTACAATATGCGCAGACCTGACCCTCTCCCAAGACTAATCTTTCTACTTTTAGAAAAATTTAATTAGACACTGATTTAAACCCACTATGAAAAGTAACATTTTCCAAAGTATATGTAGATAAATATAGACTGATTCACTGCACAGAAGTCCTCTCTTCTTACCAGGGCTAAGGCCAAGTTCTCTCATCAAATCAGGATTACAAGCACAGAATCTGTGTGAGAACTTTGTTATAAGAGTCTCAAGATACTCCCCACGCTCCTCAGGGGCATGAATGTGTTTGAAAAACTCTCTCAGTGCATTTGGCAAGAACTGATTTCTGAAGTTGTGCAGTGTCACAAGGTCATCCAAAACATCTCTCctggttgaaaaaaaaaatagagaaatttACTTTCTACTGTTTAAACATGAAACAAGGTTTCAGAAATTAAAATGAAGATTTCTTAAAGAGTCTGAATTATACGTATTTTCTGTcataagaaaatgaagaaaaaatccaacaatgATAAAACAAGAATAGGAAACACGTTCCTCAGACTGCTACCACAGTAGTGTACAGTTCAGCCTAATACTTTATAGAAATTATAATAAAGCAATATTCTGAATTTGCACACATGGAGTACGGAAGAAATTGAGGCTGCAACAATACCTGACAAAGCTAAGGAAACCACAGTAAAAGGAATAAATATACAATATGCCTTTCAGGGCCTATGTACATTAACAAGCAGTTAAGGCAGCATTCTGTTAAAACTAGGCTCAACTAAGGTGACATTCAGTCATGGTGCATAGGCTCTCCACAACACTTAGTTTCCATGGGAGTGCATGCTCCATCTATCCCCTGAATATCAAAAGGGCTTGGCATGCAAAGGGAATCTGGAAGCAAGCCAGGGGAGAGGCAAGAGATCCAAAATGTACTGATCCAGTGGCTGAAACATCCCAAGTAGGGGTTGTGGAGCATCAGCATCCAGAATTCCAGCCAATGGTCTACTCTTCTGCACATATACAATTCCCACATCCTAGTCTAAACATAGTGTCTTGCTTAAAGCCTGGTTACACATTCCTTGGGGAGGAAAAAGGTGAATCTTATTCTtaagaaataggaaaaaaatatacatagcaaaatattaacaacattcCAATGCTAGACAGCCCAAAGATCTCCTACGTAAGGTGACATTCTACTTACAAATACAACTTAAGGTTGGAACTGAAAATGTGGAAATAAGTACACTATCTGACCGCTACTAGATAAACACAGTATGCTTATATATAGTggtgcatacacacacatgctAGAACTGAGTAAATGTTCTGCTTCAGGAATAAAATATTTTAGCTGAATCTCTGTGTTTGCTCTTTACTTCAGATTTTTCTGATTAAGATTATTTTTCATTAGCTTAGAACACGTAAGAAGAGTGATTACAGAAAGGTGTTACAGACTGAAAATGAATCCAGCATTTTTCCTCATTACAGATTCAAATTACCTTTCATCAAGAtagatcctcagtttcttccaatTTAGTGTTCTTGTACAAAAGATAAACTTAGCTATTTCCTTTGGTGAATCATCCAGTATACCCTTGGACATAAAGTAGTTAACTCCCTGAGACAAAAAAAGGACATTTGTATATAAATAAGATTGGTCTTAACAATTCTTTTATGGGAAAATATTGTAATGCGTAATATTGGAACATAAGCCTGCTAATGTTTTAGCATGATACCGCCTTCATCCTCTAAATGGCATTTCAACATGCACAATACAAGttaaaattaatataaatcaaatgcaaataaaattaaTGCAACATTATGGTTGAGATTTTACATGTACCAACAGTAGGAAATTCAGAATTACATATCCCCACAGCAAGCATAATTTGTCTCTGTTGTATTTTCTCTTACTATTTTCTGTCATCATATGTATATACATGGTGATTAAATTATGTTTGTTGTAGGGCCCATAATTTATAATTTCCTAACTATGGTGCATGTAAAAATCTTGGCTATAATGTGCTTTTTgcctttaatttctttttatttaaagcattgatttcaatgttctTCCACGTGTATGGGATCACATTCAAATAAATGCACTATATACATTTAATTAAATGTATAACAACTCAAATAAATGCAAGTGTGTATATTTAAAGTGCAGATCAAGATACATACACATATACGTAAAGTACatatgtataaaaaaaaaatccaacagcacTCTGCCTctctctaattaaaaaaaaactagtttaGAAAGTGGCAGAATGAACATATACCTCTATTCACTTATTTATTACTTCTACATTACAACCATTTTTTCACACTTTGCCAAGCACACACTTCTCACTGAGAAGTATGTACATGCATGTACATGCCAAATTTGAACATGCAAATACaatatttaaaatcttttttggaTGGTTTTCTTGAATTTAGGTATCTCAAAGCATGAAAACTACTTTTGTCATGGTCTTATAATTCAAAAGCAGCTTACTGGATTTTAACCAAAAATTttagggaggggtggggagagagagaaaataggaGAACAGCCGTGACAAATTTAAACTCAGAGCATAACTTTTTTGGAAAGGGGCTTACACCCAAACTGCGTCTTCAGCAGTAAATAAGGCATCACTACCGTGATAGTATAATGCTGAAACATGTACAAATGTGCAATCTAATGCAGTCTCTTAATTTGCTTTAGACATCAGTGTATCAGTGCAACTCCCTACATCACCAAATAAGATAACTCTTacaatttttttccccccccatTATAAATCTTCCAGTTCCAGGTACTttacaatatatttcaaaattCCCCTTTTGGTTTAAATTATATCTATAAAGACATAGTGGGGGCAACCTAGCACTTTGTTTATAAGCAACCTTCACAATGATGTCAATTGAAGTTCTGCACAAATAAGGAGTGCAGGACTGAGCTTTTAATCTGGAAAGTTATTTTATAAGAAGTGAGACAGTTAAGCAAGACAGAAAAACTGAACCATGTCAAGCAAACATGAAACTAGAAAATAAATCTTGAGATGACCAGGGACTTCACTTAAGTGACCTAAAACACAGGTGAAGGActagcacacacatacacaacacACATAATATGCTacttaaccatttttttttctggttcatcatttgtttttatatttgtggaaaatgttacCTGAAGTAACATAGTTCTTTGGTTATAGtcaaaacaatgttttaaatatatgcaaaaaattaaatatatgcaaACAATTTTCTGTTAGGAACAAGGAATCTAGGCaactttagggcctgattcaggtaagcatccctattcagggcAGCTTGTGTTTATATTAAAGCATGAACTTAAGTAAGGGCTTAATACCCATTGACCTAATTGGGATTTATCTGAGCTTTTCTAAATACAAATGGCCTTAAacccatgcttaagtgcttttctgaatcaaggCTTAAATGGAAAACTAAAATGGATTATCAAAATGATTAAAATTGCTTACTGATGCCTCAAGTATTTTGACAATTGCTCAGATATGACAAAAAGCAAAACAGCAACGCTATAGTATCTCATTACATCTTCTGTTTAACTCTGCCTCCTTAATCCTgcatcctgattcagcaaaacactaaagtacatgcttaactataagcatgtgcttaaagtgttCAGGTGAACTGGGACCTTGAGGAATAATCCTATTTTTAAACAAGCGGTGTCCTCAAAGCACTTACTTCTCTTACTACAGAGTGTTACTAAAAGAGGGGGACACTGGACAATCTGAACAGAAGTGGATTTACCATCTACCTTCTCAATGAACAAAAGTCACCTGTTCTATAGAGATAATCTGAATTtattctcccagagctgggagataCTGCAAAACATTTCTGTGCTATATAAGGCTCTTTATGACTAACGGTGTGTTGCTGGTATTCATTATACAAGCTACCAGCTCCTCATTGACATCCTCAACTCACCCTAGCTCTGCTTCCTTCTTTTATTGTATCTTCTGTTAATGCCATCTCCtcactcatttccttttcctctttttcacacacacacacaaggtgcGATTGTATATTCATTCCAACACAATAACAGTGCCACTTCTGAGTTGCTGTTATTTCTCCCTAAATAACAAATATGTTGTACCAAATTGAAATGgtttcttttaaaagattttcCCAATTTTTTGTTTGCTCACATTTAGTGAAGGTTATTTGTAAAGACACTGGACAATCTGCTCGCTAAATGTGTAAACGGTTGTATGTTTATGGCATCTCTGTCACCTTCCTCCCTCACAAAATAAATCACCTTTATTACTTTATCACCTTAGATAAGCACGTTCAGCTATGAATGCACACTTTTTGAAGGGCATAATTCTACAAGGAAGCTAAAATTAAATGTCAGATAATCCGCTTTAAAGTCCCATTGTACTGATCCCTCTTAAGCAGGCATCTGAGGATTCCCTCAGCAAAGGGGAATCCTTGGCTGGAGTAAATCCAGTCTATTGAGCTTTATGTCACCTGTTTCTCACCAAGTTTTGGGTAGGAGTGATTTAAGGCTGGTGGGGGcacactgggggaaggggagcaagGACAATATGCTCCAGCAATAATGGTCCAGTGAAATGGTACTTAGAAGACCTTTCCAGCAGCCATGCTTTACAGCAGTTTCATGGCTGCTCTAAATTGTGTCTGTAGCCAGCTTTATCCTTTGGCTATCCTCAGGATTGGGGGCTTAGAAAAGGTGATTTAGAACTACCCGTGTCTTCCTTCACCATTGTGCTGTTTATGAGGTCCGCAAAGCCCAGGATGCAATCCTAAATTTAAGAAGGGCTATTTAAAGTATATGCAACTAACAGTCATGATTGTGGGCTATCCTTGACTAGGGAGGCAAGTAACTATCACAACAGGTTCTAGTTTATGGTCACTAGTTGTTCATGCCACCCCTTTCTCGTGTTACCAATTAATTCCGATGCATTACACCAGTTCTCATTTGCATTCCCTCTGATCGCTCCTCTTTTTCTTTAGAATGTCTCCATCTTTCCTGGATGGATGTCTGAAATTGTGTAATATAGATTTAATTTTTCTTCATCAGCATTCACTTCACTCTACATTACTGCAGTACTCCTGCAGTTATTTTCTTCACTACCCATGTTTTCAATATGCTTGTTAAACCATTTTAGCTACTTTTCATCCTCTGCCTTAGGGGTCCAGCTTCCATCACACATGTACAATGATGCAAATTCTATGCTGGTTAACCTTTGAACACTGCCTTTATGTCAAATTTAGTTTCAAATGTACTCA
Encoded here:
- the FBXO8 gene encoding F-box only protein 8 isoform X3, with product MLIPNCSEQRVCSQMGQGLWRVARNQQLQHQGYSGQGYLTRDPGRRLATNSISNTNHRKQAQGGIDIYHLLKTRKSKEQEGFINLEMLPPELSFTILSYLNATDLCLASCVWQDLANDELLWQGLCKSTWGHCSIYNKNPPLGFSFRRLYMQLDEGSLTFNANPDEGVNYFMSKGILDDSPKEIAKFIFCTRTLNWKKLRIYLDERRDVLDDLVTLHNFRNQFLPNALREFFKHIHAPEERGEYLETLITKFSHRFCACNPDLMRELGLSPDAVYVLCYSLILLSIDLTSPHVKNKMSKREFIRNTRRAAQNISEDFVGHLYDNIYLIGHVAA